A region from the Mycoplasmopsis phocirhinis genome encodes:
- a CDS encoding N-6 DNA methylase, with protein MEFYLGGGSEAKIRQKLIENGYIDTIIGLPAGIFFRTGIATIIMVLRKNRINRDIQFIDASKLFTKDSSTNRMEASHIRKIVDTYINKLDVEKFAKVVSYEQIKENDFNLNISRYIDSFEKEDFHDLYASLHGGIPNSEINKFKLLWDSMPNLKQSLIKPIDNQYSDFIDKNNIYQNIIEHNDTKIYLQKYTDIVNNLNEFLSSKLTNLQSIKNINIENLADEFDNFFFNHAAEIKIVDKYDLYQQAINIFKTIKNDLYAILANIEQKNNSYDNVLDNDFIGKKYFTDEWNQISALKADIEEKTSRIKEIEPDKKAKDTLTEEEQNELKQLQSEEKALKTNLKTLERNFDDKKASKISTLNETQFIELLHMKWSEALSKSILDKGNDIVNNEIAKLEKLAQKYDVTLSQINDQIKDNENELIQMLKELEGDEYDMKGINELINLLGKNNEK; from the coding sequence CAATTATTGGCTTGCCAGCCGGCATATTTTTTAGAACCGGTATCGCAACAATAATAATGGTATTGAGAAAAAACCGCATAAATCGTGATATTCAATTCATTGATGCTTCTAAATTATTTACTAAAGATTCTTCAACGAACAGAATGGAAGCTTCGCATATTCGTAAAATTGTCGATACATATATTAATAAATTAGATGTAGAAAAATTTGCTAAAGTTGTTAGTTATGAGCAAATTAAAGAAAATGATTTTAATTTAAATATTTCACGCTACATTGATTCTTTTGAAAAAGAAGATTTTCACGATTTATACGCTAGTTTACACGGTGGAATACCAAATTCAGAAATAAATAAATTTAAACTTCTATGAGATTCAATGCCTAATTTAAAACAAAGTTTAATCAAACCAATTGACAATCAATACAGTGATTTTATTGATAAAAATAATATTTATCAAAATATTATTGAACACAACGATACAAAAATTTATTTGCAAAAATACACTGATATAGTCAATAATTTAAATGAGTTTTTAAGTTCTAAATTAACAAACTTACAAAGTATTAAAAATATTAATATTGAAAATTTAGCAGATGAATTTGATAATTTCTTTTTTAATCACGCTGCTGAAATCAAAATAGTAGATAAATACGATTTATATCAACAAGCAATTAACATATTCAAAACAATTAAAAATGATTTATATGCAATTTTGGCTAATATTGAACAAAAAAACAATTCATATGATAATGTTCTTGATAATGATTTTATTGGCAAAAAATATTTTACAGATGAATGAAATCAAATTAGCGCTTTAAAAGCTGATATTGAAGAAAAAACTTCACGCATCAAAGAAATAGAGCCTGATAAAAAAGCAAAAGATACTTTAACAGAAGAAGAACAAAATGAGTTAAAACAATTGCAAAGTGAAGAAAAAGCTTTAAAAACAAACTTAAAAACTCTAGAGCGAAATTTTGATGATAAAAAAGCATCAAAAATTAGTACATTAAATGAAACTCAATTCATTGAATTATTACATATGAAATGAAGTGAGGCACTTTCAAAATCAATTCTAGATAAAGGTAATGATATTGTTAATAACGAAATAGCAAAATTAGAAAAATTAGCCCAAAAATATGATGTAACTCTTTCACAAATAAACGATCAAATTAAAGACAATGAAAACGAACTAATTCAAATGCTTAAAGAATTAGAAGGTGATGAATATGATATGAAAGGGATTAATGAGCTAATAAATTTATTAGGTAAAAATAATGAAAAATAA
- a CDS encoding restriction endonuclease subunit S, whose product MKNKLIPDIRFKGFTNAWELKRLGEITLIKTGAKDANHMIENGKYNFFTSGINVFKCNTWSFSGKSIIIAGNGANMGYLHKTDGYFEAYQRTYVLKTHNNVWNFIYYALASTFQKFINQKIKNGGIPFLVYNDISDFKIKITNNSEIKVIEKIFLTLETSLSLLQRKLKMLENIKNTLLEKMFASSKSLYPSIRFKGFTNAWELINISNVVEYGLTGGTPYIQNPEYYNGNIPFLNISDITENDGKYLTKIKKTISLKAVKNTSAKLIEQQHLIVGMYASIGKIAINKHNLAISQAVIALKFKKTYDLDFYYFLFYKKYINNEWNKESLNGVQSNLTKKTILDLPHKTTNIKEQNKISTLLNYFYKIVSLLQRKLIFLKNNWNDSFHMKERIKKL is encoded by the coding sequence ATGAAAAATAAATTAATACCTGATATTAGATTTAAAGGATTTACAAACGCTTGAGAACTAAAAAGGTTGGGTGAAATTACTTTAATCAAAACAGGTGCAAAAGATGCTAACCATATGATTGAAAATGGGAAATATAATTTTTTTACCTCTGGAATAAATGTTTTTAAATGTAACACATGAAGTTTTTCAGGGAAATCCATAATAATAGCTGGCAACGGAGCAAATATGGGTTATTTACATAAAACAGATGGTTATTTTGAAGCCTATCAAAGAACTTATGTATTAAAAACACACAATAATGTATGAAATTTTATTTATTATGCACTTGCATCTACTTTCCAAAAATTTATTAACCAAAAAATAAAAAACGGAGGAATTCCGTTTCTCGTGTATAACGACATATCCGATTTTAAAATTAAAATAACAAATAACAGCGAGATTAAAGTTATTGAAAAAATATTTTTAACGTTAGAAACAAGCCTATCACTTCTTCAGCGTAAGTTAAAAATGCTTGAAAACATTAAAAATACACTACTTGAAAAGATGTTCGCTTCCTCAAAATCATTATATCCTTCAATCAGATTTAAAGGATTCACAAACGCTTGAGAACTAATAAATATTAGCAATGTTGTTGAATATGGTTTAACAGGCGGAACACCATATATACAAAATCCCGAGTACTATAATGGAAATATTCCTTTTTTGAATATTTCAGATATTACAGAAAATGATGGTAAGTATTTAACTAAAATCAAGAAAACAATATCGCTAAAAGCAGTTAAAAACACATCAGCAAAATTAATAGAACAACAACATTTAATTGTAGGAATGTACGCTTCAATAGGTAAAATTGCTATAAATAAGCATAATTTAGCAATAAGCCAGGCTGTTATAGCTTTAAAATTCAAAAAAACTTATGATTTAGATTTTTATTACTTTCTTTTTTATAAAAAATACATTAATAATGAATGAAATAAAGAATCTCTTAATGGTGTTCAGTCAAATTTAACTAAAAAAACGATATTAGATTTGCCACATAAAACCACAAATATTAAAGAACAAAACAAAATTTCAACTCTACTCAATTATTTTTATAAAATTGTATCACTTCTTCAGCGTAAGTTGATTTTTTTAAAAAATAATTGAAATGACTCATTTCATATGAAAGAAAGAATAAAAAAACTCTAA
- a CDS encoding restriction endonuclease subunit S, producing MKTKLVPSIRFKGFTNAWELKKLGDAGEFSSSNVDKVIRDNDFKVSVVNYMDVFNDIEIELRNLKINTATREQLSTKNVEKGDVFITPSSETPEEIGFAKTTLKTLKNAVFSYHLVRYRSKNNFYYEFLDWYFKTQKIRNYFAVNAQGIQRYTLGLTFFQNCKLTIPKINEQEKIVNLFTKIKSSLSLLQRKLKMLENIKNTLLEKMFASSKSLYPSIRFKGFTNAWELKRLGELCKGIGGVSLEKYFNPNGKYNVINIGSYGVDGEYNDQLLRINKNNISQNYLLNKDDLVMVLNDKTMEGNILGKVLYIDKSDKFIYNQRTQRLIIDETKYNSKYIYYLMYSKHTRYKILSIKQGTSQIYINWSEVEKLSLNITSNYKEQCFIHKLFENLKTNVLLLQRKLKILENIKNTLLKKMFV from the coding sequence ATGAAGACTAAATTAGTCCCTTCAATCAGATTTAAAGGATTTACAAACGCTTGAGAACTAAAAAAGTTGGGTGATGCTGGTGAATTTTCAAGTTCAAATGTTGACAAAGTAATTCGTGATAATGACTTTAAAGTTAGTGTAGTGAATTATATGGATGTGTTTAACGACATTGAAATCGAGTTAAGGAACCTTAAAATAAACACAGCAACAAGAGAACAATTATCAACCAAAAATGTTGAAAAAGGCGATGTATTTATAACACCTTCATCGGAAACACCTGAAGAAATTGGGTTTGCCAAAACAACGCTAAAAACCTTAAAAAATGCAGTGTTTTCTTATCATTTAGTAAGATATAGAAGTAAAAATAATTTTTATTATGAATTTTTAGATTGGTATTTTAAAACTCAAAAAATAAGAAATTATTTCGCAGTAAATGCACAAGGAATTCAAAGATACACATTAGGTCTTACTTTTTTTCAAAATTGTAAACTTACAATTCCAAAAATAAATGAGCAGGAAAAAATAGTGAATTTATTTACAAAAATAAAATCTAGCCTATCACTTCTTCAGCGTAAGTTAAAAATGCTTGAAAACATCAAAAATACGCTGCTTGAAAAGATGTTCGCTTCCTCAAAATCATTATATCCTTCAATCAGATTTAAAGGATTCACAAACGCTTGAGAACTAAAAAGGCTGGGTGAATTGTGTAAAGGCATAGGTGGAGTTTCGTTAGAAAAATATTTTAATCCAAACGGTAAATATAATGTGATAAATATAGGCAGTTATGGTGTCGATGGAGAATATAACGATCAATTATTAAGAATTAATAAAAATAATATTTCGCAAAATTATTTACTTAATAAAGATGATTTGGTAATGGTTTTAAATGATAAAACTATGGAAGGAAATATACTCGGGAAAGTTTTATATATAGACAAATCAGATAAATTTATTTATAATCAAAGAACACAAAGACTGATTATAGATGAAACAAAATATAACTCAAAATACATCTATTATTTAATGTATTCTAAACATACAAGATATAAAATTCTCTCTATAAAACAAGGAACATCCCAAATATATATAAATTGGTCAGAAGTTGAAAAATTATCATTAAATATCACCTCAAATTATAAAGAACAATGTTTTATACACAAACTATTTGAAAATTTGAAAACTAATGTATTACTTCTTCAGCGTAAGTTAAAAATACTTGAAAACATTAAAAATACACTACTTAAAAAGATGTTTGTTTAA